The following proteins are co-located in the Meriones unguiculatus strain TT.TT164.6M chromosome 4, Bangor_MerUng_6.1, whole genome shotgun sequence genome:
- the Snph gene encoding syntaphilin isoform X2, which yields MPGSGPSERMTWPGPALPTPPTTRPLSSAPGTPSIPPLTRTRSLMAMSLQGSRRASAGSRRRTSPPVSVRDAYGTSPLSSSSNSGSCKGSDSSPTPRRSMKYTLCSDNHGIKPPTPEQYLTPLQQKEVCIRHLKARLKDTQDRLQDRDTEIDDLKTQLSRMQEDWIEEECHRVEAQLALKEARKEIRQLKQVIDTVKNNLIDKDKGLQKYFVDINIQNKKLETLLHSMEVAQNGIAKEEGTGESAGGSPARSLTRSSTYTKLSDPAVCGDRQPGDPSNTSAEDGADSGFVAADDTLSRTDALEASSLLSSGVDCGLEEASLHSSFNLGPRFPASNTYEKLLCGMEAGVQASCMQERAIQTDFVQYQPDLNTILEKVGQAQGCASVPKDRHSELDRHPSGPRDPNSAVVVTVGDELEAPEPITCGPATHRPAANSNPGLPVSVVCPVEEEEEAAATTEKEPKSYWSRHYIVDLLAVVVPAVPTVAWLCRSQRRQGQPIYNISSLLRGCCTVALHSIRRISCRSLSQPGSSSAGSSQL from the exons ATGCCAGGCAGTGGCCCCAGTGAGAGGATGACGTGGCCCGGCCCGGCCCTCCCTACGCCCCCCACAACCCGCCCTCTTTCCTCAGCCCCGGGAACACCGTCCATCCCGCCGCTAACCAGGACCCGCAGCCTCATGGCCATGTCCCTGCAGGGAAGTAGAAGGGCCTCTGCCGGATCTCGCAG GCGCACCTCTCCACCTGTGAGTGTGCGGGACGCCTACGGCACTTCtcccctcagcagcagcagcaactctGGCTCCTGCAAGGGCAGTGACAGCAGCCCCACCCCGAG GCGCTCCATGAAGTACACACTATGCAGCGACAACCATGGCATCAAGCCTCCCACCCCAGAGCAGTACCTGACTCCACTGCAGCAAAAGGAAGTTTGCATCCGGCACCTGAAGGCCCGGCTCAAGGACACACAAGACCGGCTCCAGGACCG GGACACAGAGATCGATGACCTGAAGACGCAGCTGTCCCGCATGCAAGAGGACTGGATTGAGGAGGAGTGCCACCGTGTGGAAGCCCAGCTGGCTCTGAAAGAGGCTCGCAAGGAGATCAGGCAGCTCAAGCAGGTCATTGACACTGTCAAGAACAACCTGATTGACAAGGACAAGGGGCTGCAGAAGTACTTCGTGGACATCAATATCCAGAACAAGAAGCTGGAGACGCTGCTGCATAGCATGGAGGTGGCCCAGAATGGAATAGCCAAGGAGGAAGGGACCGGGGAGTCAGCCGGCGGGTCCCCCGCTCGCTCCCTCACCCGCAGCTCCACCTACACCAAGCTGAGTGACCCAGCCGTTTGTGGTGACCGCCAGCCAGGGGATCCCTCCAACACCTCTGCTGAGGATGGAGCTGATAGTGGTTTTGTGGCTGCCGATGACACACTGAGTCGGACGGACGCCCTGGAGGCCAGTAGCCTGCTGTCATCAGGAGTGGACTGTGGCCTTGAGGAAGCCTCTCTGCACAGCTCCTTCAATCTGGGGCCCCGCTTCCCTGCCAGCAACACCTACGAGAAGCTACTGTGTGGTATGGAGGCTGGTGTGCAGGCCAGCTGCATGCAGGAGCGGGCCATCCAGACAGACTTCGTGCAGTACCAGCCTGACCTGAACACCATCCTGGAGAAAGTGGGCCAGGCTCAGGGGTGTGCTTCAGTCCCCAAGGACAGGCACTCAGAGCTGGATCGTCACCCCTCAGGGCCCAGAGACCCCAACTCAGCAGTGGTGGTGACAGTAGGTGACGAGCTTGAGGCCCCAGAGCCCATCACTTGTGGGCCAGCTACACACCGGCCTGCAGCCAACTCTAACCCAGGACTGCCAGTGAGTGTAGTGtgtcctgtggaagaggaggaggaggcagctgcCACCACCGAAAAGGAACCCAAGAGCTACTGGAGCCGCCACTACATCGTGGATctcctggctgtggtggtgccAGCTGTGCCAACGGTGGCCTGGCTCTGCCGTTCCCAGCGGCGCCAGGGCCAGCCCATTTACAACATCAGCTCGCTGCTGCGGGGCTGCTGCACGGTAGCCTTGCACTCCATCCGCAGAATCAGCTGCCGTTCACTGAGCCAGCCAGGCTCCAGCTCAGCGGGCAGCTCCCAGCTCTGA
- the Snph gene encoding syntaphilin isoform X3, with protein sequence MAMSLQGSRRASAGSRSGGTLGRSGLAVFAQCPQLPASQNEQLPLLPASRRTSPPVSVRDAYGTSPLSSSSNSGSCKGSDSSPTPRRSMKYTLCSDNHGIKPPTPEQYLTPLQQKEVCIRHLKARLKDTQDRLQDRDTEIDDLKTQLSRMQEDWIEEECHRVEAQLALKEARKEIRQLKQVIDTVKNNLIDKDKGLQKYFVDINIQNKKLETLLHSMEVAQNGIAKEEGTGESAGGSPARSLTRSSTYTKLSDPAVCGDRQPGDPSNTSAEDGADSGFVAADDTLSRTDALEASSLLSSGVDCGLEEASLHSSFNLGPRFPASNTYEKLLCGMEAGVQASCMQERAIQTDFVQYQPDLNTILEKVGQAQGCASVPKDRHSELDRHPSGPRDPNSAVVVTVGDELEAPEPITCGPATHRPAANSNPGLPVSVVCPVEEEEEAAATTEKEPKSYWSRHYIVDLLAVVVPAVPTVAWLCRSQRRQGQPIYNISSLLRGCCTVALHSIRRISCRSLSQPGSSSAGSSQL encoded by the exons ATGGCCATGTCCCTGCAGGGAAGTAGAAGGGCCTCTGCCGGATCTCGCAG CGGGGGCACTTTAGGCCGCAGCGGCCTGGCAGTGTTCGCCCAGTGCCCACAGCTGCCTGCCAGCCAGAATGAGCAGCTGCCTCTTCTCCCCGCCTCCAGGCGCACCTCTCCACCTGTGAGTGTGCGGGACGCCTACGGCACTTCtcccctcagcagcagcagcaactctGGCTCCTGCAAGGGCAGTGACAGCAGCCCCACCCCGAG GCGCTCCATGAAGTACACACTATGCAGCGACAACCATGGCATCAAGCCTCCCACCCCAGAGCAGTACCTGACTCCACTGCAGCAAAAGGAAGTTTGCATCCGGCACCTGAAGGCCCGGCTCAAGGACACACAAGACCGGCTCCAGGACCG GGACACAGAGATCGATGACCTGAAGACGCAGCTGTCCCGCATGCAAGAGGACTGGATTGAGGAGGAGTGCCACCGTGTGGAAGCCCAGCTGGCTCTGAAAGAGGCTCGCAAGGAGATCAGGCAGCTCAAGCAGGTCATTGACACTGTCAAGAACAACCTGATTGACAAGGACAAGGGGCTGCAGAAGTACTTCGTGGACATCAATATCCAGAACAAGAAGCTGGAGACGCTGCTGCATAGCATGGAGGTGGCCCAGAATGGAATAGCCAAGGAGGAAGGGACCGGGGAGTCAGCCGGCGGGTCCCCCGCTCGCTCCCTCACCCGCAGCTCCACCTACACCAAGCTGAGTGACCCAGCCGTTTGTGGTGACCGCCAGCCAGGGGATCCCTCCAACACCTCTGCTGAGGATGGAGCTGATAGTGGTTTTGTGGCTGCCGATGACACACTGAGTCGGACGGACGCCCTGGAGGCCAGTAGCCTGCTGTCATCAGGAGTGGACTGTGGCCTTGAGGAAGCCTCTCTGCACAGCTCCTTCAATCTGGGGCCCCGCTTCCCTGCCAGCAACACCTACGAGAAGCTACTGTGTGGTATGGAGGCTGGTGTGCAGGCCAGCTGCATGCAGGAGCGGGCCATCCAGACAGACTTCGTGCAGTACCAGCCTGACCTGAACACCATCCTGGAGAAAGTGGGCCAGGCTCAGGGGTGTGCTTCAGTCCCCAAGGACAGGCACTCAGAGCTGGATCGTCACCCCTCAGGGCCCAGAGACCCCAACTCAGCAGTGGTGGTGACAGTAGGTGACGAGCTTGAGGCCCCAGAGCCCATCACTTGTGGGCCAGCTACACACCGGCCTGCAGCCAACTCTAACCCAGGACTGCCAGTGAGTGTAGTGtgtcctgtggaagaggaggaggaggcagctgcCACCACCGAAAAGGAACCCAAGAGCTACTGGAGCCGCCACTACATCGTGGATctcctggctgtggtggtgccAGCTGTGCCAACGGTGGCCTGGCTCTGCCGTTCCCAGCGGCGCCAGGGCCAGCCCATTTACAACATCAGCTCGCTGCTGCGGGGCTGCTGCACGGTAGCCTTGCACTCCATCCGCAGAATCAGCTGCCGTTCACTGAGCCAGCCAGGCTCCAGCTCAGCGGGCAGCTCCCAGCTCTGA
- the Snph gene encoding syntaphilin isoform X6 gives MAMSLQGSRRASAGSRRRSMKYTLCSDNHGIKPPTPEQYLTPLQQKEVCIRHLKARLKDTQDRLQDRDTEIDDLKTQLSRMQEDWIEEECHRVEAQLALKEARKEIRQLKQVIDTVKNNLIDKDKGLQKYFVDINIQNKKLETLLHSMEVAQNGIAKEEGTGESAGGSPARSLTRSSTYTKLSDPAVCGDRQPGDPSNTSAEDGADSGFVAADDTLSRTDALEASSLLSSGVDCGLEEASLHSSFNLGPRFPASNTYEKLLCGMEAGVQASCMQERAIQTDFVQYQPDLNTILEKVGQAQGCASVPKDRHSELDRHPSGPRDPNSAVVVTVGDELEAPEPITCGPATHRPAANSNPGLPVSVVCPVEEEEEAAATTEKEPKSYWSRHYIVDLLAVVVPAVPTVAWLCRSQRRQGQPIYNISSLLRGCCTVALHSIRRISCRSLSQPGSSSAGSSQL, from the exons ATGGCCATGTCCCTGCAGGGAAGTAGAAGGGCCTCTGCCGGATCTCGCAG GCGCTCCATGAAGTACACACTATGCAGCGACAACCATGGCATCAAGCCTCCCACCCCAGAGCAGTACCTGACTCCACTGCAGCAAAAGGAAGTTTGCATCCGGCACCTGAAGGCCCGGCTCAAGGACACACAAGACCGGCTCCAGGACCG GGACACAGAGATCGATGACCTGAAGACGCAGCTGTCCCGCATGCAAGAGGACTGGATTGAGGAGGAGTGCCACCGTGTGGAAGCCCAGCTGGCTCTGAAAGAGGCTCGCAAGGAGATCAGGCAGCTCAAGCAGGTCATTGACACTGTCAAGAACAACCTGATTGACAAGGACAAGGGGCTGCAGAAGTACTTCGTGGACATCAATATCCAGAACAAGAAGCTGGAGACGCTGCTGCATAGCATGGAGGTGGCCCAGAATGGAATAGCCAAGGAGGAAGGGACCGGGGAGTCAGCCGGCGGGTCCCCCGCTCGCTCCCTCACCCGCAGCTCCACCTACACCAAGCTGAGTGACCCAGCCGTTTGTGGTGACCGCCAGCCAGGGGATCCCTCCAACACCTCTGCTGAGGATGGAGCTGATAGTGGTTTTGTGGCTGCCGATGACACACTGAGTCGGACGGACGCCCTGGAGGCCAGTAGCCTGCTGTCATCAGGAGTGGACTGTGGCCTTGAGGAAGCCTCTCTGCACAGCTCCTTCAATCTGGGGCCCCGCTTCCCTGCCAGCAACACCTACGAGAAGCTACTGTGTGGTATGGAGGCTGGTGTGCAGGCCAGCTGCATGCAGGAGCGGGCCATCCAGACAGACTTCGTGCAGTACCAGCCTGACCTGAACACCATCCTGGAGAAAGTGGGCCAGGCTCAGGGGTGTGCTTCAGTCCCCAAGGACAGGCACTCAGAGCTGGATCGTCACCCCTCAGGGCCCAGAGACCCCAACTCAGCAGTGGTGGTGACAGTAGGTGACGAGCTTGAGGCCCCAGAGCCCATCACTTGTGGGCCAGCTACACACCGGCCTGCAGCCAACTCTAACCCAGGACTGCCAGTGAGTGTAGTGtgtcctgtggaagaggaggaggaggcagctgcCACCACCGAAAAGGAACCCAAGAGCTACTGGAGCCGCCACTACATCGTGGATctcctggctgtggtggtgccAGCTGTGCCAACGGTGGCCTGGCTCTGCCGTTCCCAGCGGCGCCAGGGCCAGCCCATTTACAACATCAGCTCGCTGCTGCGGGGCTGCTGCACGGTAGCCTTGCACTCCATCCGCAGAATCAGCTGCCGTTCACTGAGCCAGCCAGGCTCCAGCTCAGCGGGCAGCTCCCAGCTCTGA
- the Snph gene encoding syntaphilin isoform X5, giving the protein MAMSLQGSRRASAGSRRRTSPPVSVRDAYGTSPLSSSSNSGSCKGSDSSPTPRRSMKYTLCSDNHGIKPPTPEQYLTPLQQKEVCIRHLKARLKDTQDRLQDRDTEIDDLKTQLSRMQEDWIEEECHRVEAQLALKEARKEIRQLKQVIDTVKNNLIDKDKGLQKYFVDINIQNKKLETLLHSMEVAQNGIAKEEGTGESAGGSPARSLTRSSTYTKLSDPAVCGDRQPGDPSNTSAEDGADSGFVAADDTLSRTDALEASSLLSSGVDCGLEEASLHSSFNLGPRFPASNTYEKLLCGMEAGVQASCMQERAIQTDFVQYQPDLNTILEKVGQAQGCASVPKDRHSELDRHPSGPRDPNSAVVVTVGDELEAPEPITCGPATHRPAANSNPGLPVSVVCPVEEEEEAAATTEKEPKSYWSRHYIVDLLAVVVPAVPTVAWLCRSQRRQGQPIYNISSLLRGCCTVALHSIRRISCRSLSQPGSSSAGSSQL; this is encoded by the exons ATGGCCATGTCCCTGCAGGGAAGTAGAAGGGCCTCTGCCGGATCTCGCAG GCGCACCTCTCCACCTGTGAGTGTGCGGGACGCCTACGGCACTTCtcccctcagcagcagcagcaactctGGCTCCTGCAAGGGCAGTGACAGCAGCCCCACCCCGAG GCGCTCCATGAAGTACACACTATGCAGCGACAACCATGGCATCAAGCCTCCCACCCCAGAGCAGTACCTGACTCCACTGCAGCAAAAGGAAGTTTGCATCCGGCACCTGAAGGCCCGGCTCAAGGACACACAAGACCGGCTCCAGGACCG GGACACAGAGATCGATGACCTGAAGACGCAGCTGTCCCGCATGCAAGAGGACTGGATTGAGGAGGAGTGCCACCGTGTGGAAGCCCAGCTGGCTCTGAAAGAGGCTCGCAAGGAGATCAGGCAGCTCAAGCAGGTCATTGACACTGTCAAGAACAACCTGATTGACAAGGACAAGGGGCTGCAGAAGTACTTCGTGGACATCAATATCCAGAACAAGAAGCTGGAGACGCTGCTGCATAGCATGGAGGTGGCCCAGAATGGAATAGCCAAGGAGGAAGGGACCGGGGAGTCAGCCGGCGGGTCCCCCGCTCGCTCCCTCACCCGCAGCTCCACCTACACCAAGCTGAGTGACCCAGCCGTTTGTGGTGACCGCCAGCCAGGGGATCCCTCCAACACCTCTGCTGAGGATGGAGCTGATAGTGGTTTTGTGGCTGCCGATGACACACTGAGTCGGACGGACGCCCTGGAGGCCAGTAGCCTGCTGTCATCAGGAGTGGACTGTGGCCTTGAGGAAGCCTCTCTGCACAGCTCCTTCAATCTGGGGCCCCGCTTCCCTGCCAGCAACACCTACGAGAAGCTACTGTGTGGTATGGAGGCTGGTGTGCAGGCCAGCTGCATGCAGGAGCGGGCCATCCAGACAGACTTCGTGCAGTACCAGCCTGACCTGAACACCATCCTGGAGAAAGTGGGCCAGGCTCAGGGGTGTGCTTCAGTCCCCAAGGACAGGCACTCAGAGCTGGATCGTCACCCCTCAGGGCCCAGAGACCCCAACTCAGCAGTGGTGGTGACAGTAGGTGACGAGCTTGAGGCCCCAGAGCCCATCACTTGTGGGCCAGCTACACACCGGCCTGCAGCCAACTCTAACCCAGGACTGCCAGTGAGTGTAGTGtgtcctgtggaagaggaggaggaggcagctgcCACCACCGAAAAGGAACCCAAGAGCTACTGGAGCCGCCACTACATCGTGGATctcctggctgtggtggtgccAGCTGTGCCAACGGTGGCCTGGCTCTGCCGTTCCCAGCGGCGCCAGGGCCAGCCCATTTACAACATCAGCTCGCTGCTGCGGGGCTGCTGCACGGTAGCCTTGCACTCCATCCGCAGAATCAGCTGCCGTTCACTGAGCCAGCCAGGCTCCAGCTCAGCGGGCAGCTCCCAGCTCTGA
- the Snph gene encoding syntaphilin isoform X1, translated as MPGSGPSERMTWPGPALPTPPTTRPLSSAPGTPSIPPLTRTRSLMAMSLQGSRRASAGSRSGGTLGRSGLAVFAQCPQLPASQNEQLPLLPASRRTSPPVSVRDAYGTSPLSSSSNSGSCKGSDSSPTPRRSMKYTLCSDNHGIKPPTPEQYLTPLQQKEVCIRHLKARLKDTQDRLQDRDTEIDDLKTQLSRMQEDWIEEECHRVEAQLALKEARKEIRQLKQVIDTVKNNLIDKDKGLQKYFVDINIQNKKLETLLHSMEVAQNGIAKEEGTGESAGGSPARSLTRSSTYTKLSDPAVCGDRQPGDPSNTSAEDGADSGFVAADDTLSRTDALEASSLLSSGVDCGLEEASLHSSFNLGPRFPASNTYEKLLCGMEAGVQASCMQERAIQTDFVQYQPDLNTILEKVGQAQGCASVPKDRHSELDRHPSGPRDPNSAVVVTVGDELEAPEPITCGPATHRPAANSNPGLPVSVVCPVEEEEEAAATTEKEPKSYWSRHYIVDLLAVVVPAVPTVAWLCRSQRRQGQPIYNISSLLRGCCTVALHSIRRISCRSLSQPGSSSAGSSQL; from the exons ATGCCAGGCAGTGGCCCCAGTGAGAGGATGACGTGGCCCGGCCCGGCCCTCCCTACGCCCCCCACAACCCGCCCTCTTTCCTCAGCCCCGGGAACACCGTCCATCCCGCCGCTAACCAGGACCCGCAGCCTCATGGCCATGTCCCTGCAGGGAAGTAGAAGGGCCTCTGCCGGATCTCGCAG CGGGGGCACTTTAGGCCGCAGCGGCCTGGCAGTGTTCGCCCAGTGCCCACAGCTGCCTGCCAGCCAGAATGAGCAGCTGCCTCTTCTCCCCGCCTCCAGGCGCACCTCTCCACCTGTGAGTGTGCGGGACGCCTACGGCACTTCtcccctcagcagcagcagcaactctGGCTCCTGCAAGGGCAGTGACAGCAGCCCCACCCCGAG GCGCTCCATGAAGTACACACTATGCAGCGACAACCATGGCATCAAGCCTCCCACCCCAGAGCAGTACCTGACTCCACTGCAGCAAAAGGAAGTTTGCATCCGGCACCTGAAGGCCCGGCTCAAGGACACACAAGACCGGCTCCAGGACCG GGACACAGAGATCGATGACCTGAAGACGCAGCTGTCCCGCATGCAAGAGGACTGGATTGAGGAGGAGTGCCACCGTGTGGAAGCCCAGCTGGCTCTGAAAGAGGCTCGCAAGGAGATCAGGCAGCTCAAGCAGGTCATTGACACTGTCAAGAACAACCTGATTGACAAGGACAAGGGGCTGCAGAAGTACTTCGTGGACATCAATATCCAGAACAAGAAGCTGGAGACGCTGCTGCATAGCATGGAGGTGGCCCAGAATGGAATAGCCAAGGAGGAAGGGACCGGGGAGTCAGCCGGCGGGTCCCCCGCTCGCTCCCTCACCCGCAGCTCCACCTACACCAAGCTGAGTGACCCAGCCGTTTGTGGTGACCGCCAGCCAGGGGATCCCTCCAACACCTCTGCTGAGGATGGAGCTGATAGTGGTTTTGTGGCTGCCGATGACACACTGAGTCGGACGGACGCCCTGGAGGCCAGTAGCCTGCTGTCATCAGGAGTGGACTGTGGCCTTGAGGAAGCCTCTCTGCACAGCTCCTTCAATCTGGGGCCCCGCTTCCCTGCCAGCAACACCTACGAGAAGCTACTGTGTGGTATGGAGGCTGGTGTGCAGGCCAGCTGCATGCAGGAGCGGGCCATCCAGACAGACTTCGTGCAGTACCAGCCTGACCTGAACACCATCCTGGAGAAAGTGGGCCAGGCTCAGGGGTGTGCTTCAGTCCCCAAGGACAGGCACTCAGAGCTGGATCGTCACCCCTCAGGGCCCAGAGACCCCAACTCAGCAGTGGTGGTGACAGTAGGTGACGAGCTTGAGGCCCCAGAGCCCATCACTTGTGGGCCAGCTACACACCGGCCTGCAGCCAACTCTAACCCAGGACTGCCAGTGAGTGTAGTGtgtcctgtggaagaggaggaggaggcagctgcCACCACCGAAAAGGAACCCAAGAGCTACTGGAGCCGCCACTACATCGTGGATctcctggctgtggtggtgccAGCTGTGCCAACGGTGGCCTGGCTCTGCCGTTCCCAGCGGCGCCAGGGCCAGCCCATTTACAACATCAGCTCGCTGCTGCGGGGCTGCTGCACGGTAGCCTTGCACTCCATCCGCAGAATCAGCTGCCGTTCACTGAGCCAGCCAGGCTCCAGCTCAGCGGGCAGCTCCCAGCTCTGA
- the Snph gene encoding syntaphilin isoform X4 produces the protein MPGSGPSERMTWPGPALPTPPTTRPLSSAPGTPSIPPLTRTRSLMAMSLQGSRRASAGSRRRSMKYTLCSDNHGIKPPTPEQYLTPLQQKEVCIRHLKARLKDTQDRLQDRDTEIDDLKTQLSRMQEDWIEEECHRVEAQLALKEARKEIRQLKQVIDTVKNNLIDKDKGLQKYFVDINIQNKKLETLLHSMEVAQNGIAKEEGTGESAGGSPARSLTRSSTYTKLSDPAVCGDRQPGDPSNTSAEDGADSGFVAADDTLSRTDALEASSLLSSGVDCGLEEASLHSSFNLGPRFPASNTYEKLLCGMEAGVQASCMQERAIQTDFVQYQPDLNTILEKVGQAQGCASVPKDRHSELDRHPSGPRDPNSAVVVTVGDELEAPEPITCGPATHRPAANSNPGLPVSVVCPVEEEEEAAATTEKEPKSYWSRHYIVDLLAVVVPAVPTVAWLCRSQRRQGQPIYNISSLLRGCCTVALHSIRRISCRSLSQPGSSSAGSSQL, from the exons ATGCCAGGCAGTGGCCCCAGTGAGAGGATGACGTGGCCCGGCCCGGCCCTCCCTACGCCCCCCACAACCCGCCCTCTTTCCTCAGCCCCGGGAACACCGTCCATCCCGCCGCTAACCAGGACCCGCAGCCTCATGGCCATGTCCCTGCAGGGAAGTAGAAGGGCCTCTGCCGGATCTCGCAG GCGCTCCATGAAGTACACACTATGCAGCGACAACCATGGCATCAAGCCTCCCACCCCAGAGCAGTACCTGACTCCACTGCAGCAAAAGGAAGTTTGCATCCGGCACCTGAAGGCCCGGCTCAAGGACACACAAGACCGGCTCCAGGACCG GGACACAGAGATCGATGACCTGAAGACGCAGCTGTCCCGCATGCAAGAGGACTGGATTGAGGAGGAGTGCCACCGTGTGGAAGCCCAGCTGGCTCTGAAAGAGGCTCGCAAGGAGATCAGGCAGCTCAAGCAGGTCATTGACACTGTCAAGAACAACCTGATTGACAAGGACAAGGGGCTGCAGAAGTACTTCGTGGACATCAATATCCAGAACAAGAAGCTGGAGACGCTGCTGCATAGCATGGAGGTGGCCCAGAATGGAATAGCCAAGGAGGAAGGGACCGGGGAGTCAGCCGGCGGGTCCCCCGCTCGCTCCCTCACCCGCAGCTCCACCTACACCAAGCTGAGTGACCCAGCCGTTTGTGGTGACCGCCAGCCAGGGGATCCCTCCAACACCTCTGCTGAGGATGGAGCTGATAGTGGTTTTGTGGCTGCCGATGACACACTGAGTCGGACGGACGCCCTGGAGGCCAGTAGCCTGCTGTCATCAGGAGTGGACTGTGGCCTTGAGGAAGCCTCTCTGCACAGCTCCTTCAATCTGGGGCCCCGCTTCCCTGCCAGCAACACCTACGAGAAGCTACTGTGTGGTATGGAGGCTGGTGTGCAGGCCAGCTGCATGCAGGAGCGGGCCATCCAGACAGACTTCGTGCAGTACCAGCCTGACCTGAACACCATCCTGGAGAAAGTGGGCCAGGCTCAGGGGTGTGCTTCAGTCCCCAAGGACAGGCACTCAGAGCTGGATCGTCACCCCTCAGGGCCCAGAGACCCCAACTCAGCAGTGGTGGTGACAGTAGGTGACGAGCTTGAGGCCCCAGAGCCCATCACTTGTGGGCCAGCTACACACCGGCCTGCAGCCAACTCTAACCCAGGACTGCCAGTGAGTGTAGTGtgtcctgtggaagaggaggaggaggcagctgcCACCACCGAAAAGGAACCCAAGAGCTACTGGAGCCGCCACTACATCGTGGATctcctggctgtggtggtgccAGCTGTGCCAACGGTGGCCTGGCTCTGCCGTTCCCAGCGGCGCCAGGGCCAGCCCATTTACAACATCAGCTCGCTGCTGCGGGGCTGCTGCACGGTAGCCTTGCACTCCATCCGCAGAATCAGCTGCCGTTCACTGAGCCAGCCAGGCTCCAGCTCAGCGGGCAGCTCCCAGCTCTGA